The Leptospira sp. WS39.C2 genome contains a region encoding:
- a CDS encoding helix-turn-helix domain-containing protein: protein MDLIPFVGAVVSFLLFLSQLIFTYRTRKEQKQMILYGNQSLHNTKFQESVSRFFDYSAALLFLSLFILQFHIYIEFSNGFRFFTFLYGIHVPILFTIGPLCFLYFQKLSGGRSKNINRFHFFPSVLVLFLVFLIRCFEFYSIPNLNHSQNPLFLLLGLGVVSVFIYQSYFLTILYIWNQKFKESLKHSFLPFCVLVTYTFVVSLFFVYAQLFYMPLFLLACFFLLLLLVLIFVLNANRLELIPKFEKETSFVRYQESRLKGIDVEETIVRLEQLMRVEQLYLNEGLTLSNLAKHLHINSHQLSEFLNSHLGISFRNFTNQYRLEYAAKLLKEKPSMSIMNIIYASGFNSKSSFHLLFQKYFGVSPQNYRNQFK from the coding sequence ATGGATTTAATTCCTTTTGTTGGAGCTGTCGTTTCTTTCCTTCTTTTTTTATCACAATTGATTTTTACATATCGGACCCGAAAAGAACAGAAACAGATGATCCTATATGGAAATCAGAGTTTACATAACACAAAATTCCAAGAATCAGTAAGTAGGTTCTTTGATTATTCTGCGGCTTTATTGTTTTTATCTCTATTTATATTGCAGTTTCATATTTACATTGAATTCTCAAATGGGTTTCGTTTTTTTACATTTTTATATGGGATTCACGTGCCTATATTGTTCACCATTGGTCCACTATGTTTTCTTTATTTTCAAAAGTTAAGTGGTGGTAGGTCAAAAAACATAAATCGATTCCATTTTTTCCCTTCAGTATTAGTTTTGTTTTTAGTTTTTTTAATTCGATGTTTTGAGTTTTATTCTATACCAAACTTAAACCATTCTCAAAATCCTCTTTTTCTTTTACTTGGATTGGGTGTGGTTTCAGTATTTATTTATCAAAGTTATTTTTTGACAATTTTATACATTTGGAATCAGAAATTCAAAGAATCATTGAAACATTCTTTTCTGCCGTTTTGTGTTTTGGTAACGTATACTTTTGTCGTCAGTTTATTTTTTGTTTATGCTCAATTATTCTATATGCCACTTTTTTTATTGGCCTGTTTTTTCCTTCTATTACTTTTAGTACTGATATTTGTATTGAATGCCAATCGTTTGGAATTAATACCAAAGTTTGAAAAAGAAACAAGTTTTGTTCGTTACCAAGAAAGTCGTCTGAAAGGAATCGATGTAGAAGAAACGATTGTAAGATTGGAGCAACTCATGAGGGTAGAGCAGTTGTATCTGAATGAAGGTTTAACACTATCTAACTTAGCGAAACATCTACACATCAATTCCCATCAATTGTCTGAATTTTTAAATTCTCATTTAGGAATCTCGTTTCGAAATTTTACAAACCAATACCGACTGGAATATGCTGCCAAATTATTAAAAGAGAAACCTTCTATGAGTATCATGAACATTATTTATGCTTCTGGATTTAACTCAAAATCATCCTTTCATTTATTATTCCAAAAATATTTTGGAGTTTCTCCCCAAAATTATAGAAATCAATTTAAGTGA
- a CDS encoding DJ-1/PfpI family protein yields MPYIDQFPIKPKHKTPIITIIGDNQYTELTDFMVPYGILKKANISQLFALAPERGVLEMFPALKIEITTSFDDFDRLHPEGSDIIIVPAIHNAKNPIILKWLLKQKELGASFIGICDGVWTLGHAGLLEWHSATGHWYSKDNLIKTFPKTKWIQNQRYVQDKNIITTSGVTASIPITIALIESLVGTKKAKQIALEYGIDTWDPNHNSEIFTFHWKHYTNAAKNLIFFWEHETIGIPILDGIDEVSLALVADALARTYKTNVKTISLDQDSIQTISGLKIITDMKGKENKGIDFIMEIPKEQKSFTLLKETLRFIETKHGKRTMEFVNLQLEFPYESIH; encoded by the coding sequence ATGCCATACATAGACCAGTTCCCAATCAAGCCAAAACACAAAACACCAATCATTACGATTATCGGGGATAACCAATATACTGAGTTAACCGATTTTATGGTACCGTATGGAATCCTTAAAAAAGCAAACATTTCTCAATTATTTGCCCTTGCCCCCGAAAGAGGCGTTTTAGAAATGTTCCCAGCTTTAAAAATTGAAATAACAACCTCATTTGATGATTTTGATCGTCTCCATCCGGAAGGTTCAGATATCATTATCGTTCCGGCAATTCACAATGCAAAAAATCCAATCATTTTAAAATGGTTACTGAAACAGAAAGAATTAGGAGCAAGTTTTATTGGAATTTGTGATGGAGTTTGGACTTTGGGTCATGCTGGTTTATTGGAATGGCATAGTGCTACTGGCCATTGGTATTCCAAAGATAATTTGATCAAAACATTTCCAAAAACAAAGTGGATTCAAAATCAAAGGTATGTGCAAGATAAAAACATCATCACAACTTCAGGAGTGACAGCCTCGATTCCAATTACAATCGCTTTGATTGAAAGTTTAGTTGGAACCAAAAAAGCAAAACAAATTGCATTGGAATATGGTATCGATACATGGGATCCAAATCATAATAGTGAAATTTTTACTTTTCATTGGAAACATTATACAAACGCTGCAAAAAATCTAATTTTCTTTTGGGAACATGAAACTATCGGCATACCAATATTAGATGGAATTGATGAAGTATCACTGGCACTCGTTGCAGATGCCCTTGCACGCACTTATAAAACAAATGTAAAAACTATTTCTTTAGATCAAGATTCAATCCAAACTATTTCAGGATTAAAAATCATTACAGACATGAAAGGAAAAGAAAATAAGGGTATTGATTTTATTATGGAAATTCCAAAAGAACAAAAATCATTCACTCTTTTGAAAGAAACACTTCGATTTATCGAAACAAAACATGGCAAAAGAACGATGGAATTTGTAAACTTACAACTTGAATTTCCTTACGAATCAATACACTAG
- a CDS encoding adenylate/guanylate cyclase domain-containing protein: protein MEYTYQLPNIDTVGDAWTYFWLQLPYGIPGIISLVVGFFLSAFSFRRIFHTSGEDRILSLNVAISFFGYGILGLVLSLRAWILDRELLLVLNNWLYLFIILILPSNFYICYALSRKKIFLYYTYLCWVSVAFGYVGLVQGLGFHNEWFDYQFGKYPKATNYIKPFGIIPLVGYFALVLPFFTFQWKILLKRIHKSLFIGYNVLFLMTISNAPVLLGYNVYPGSFFIFIPLILIAYGIFRSDFLDVNELLFDRNGLFYILFGVVSFSLIVLSGTVALGLNHDAYMNGSWFPHALPPTVSFFVAIFMAIIVAGSNPQAKINQLCAFSLIITAFYNLQSIPTKLELNYLILLRISQVSFLIFSLAPSILSRFVLKAIGSERPKSLLVVDLLSILCSFLSITPFLHNGYFLYDYGIIHKSYVVPYLLGVAGFFSFIIVGREIRNRWKKLPRESIVALGSVLLSGAFLLTAFFPSHGFAILPISDYLFIPTTLLGFAVLKLGAFSLPGRTIRFSQKLANLGIFSILFASLLQMPKFLEKLAFGESLFHITLVTLPLVLFNYLLVYVFARPLAEELDRSYILLEQAKKEAELAGEESEKLLLNILPKSVAEEIKINGFCEPKSFEEATILFTDFRGFTEVAQNMESNELITELDACFTQFDEIISRNQLEKLKTIGDSYMCAGGLPDPNFTHPIDACLAALEIRSFMDQMKDIKTQLNLPYWELRIGIHTGSVIAGVVGRFKFAYDIWGSSVNTASRMESSGIVGEINISQSTYDKVRFLFHCDHRGKIVDKNGEKHDMYLLKHIKPKFSKDGLVPNDLFWSIYQKINQGSKMILKSKYEMERIN from the coding sequence ATGGAATATACTTACCAATTACCTAACATTGATACAGTTGGAGATGCATGGACATACTTTTGGTTGCAACTTCCTTATGGTATCCCTGGGATTATCTCGTTAGTTGTTGGTTTCTTCTTAAGTGCCTTTAGTTTTCGTAGGATTTTTCATACCAGTGGTGAAGACAGAATTTTATCACTCAATGTCGCCATTTCTTTTTTTGGATACGGCATTCTTGGACTCGTTTTATCTCTTAGAGCTTGGATTTTAGACCGTGAACTTTTGCTTGTTCTAAACAATTGGCTTTATCTTTTCATCATACTCATTTTACCTTCTAATTTCTACATCTGTTATGCGCTCTCTAGAAAAAAAATATTTTTATATTATACCTATCTTTGTTGGGTAAGTGTTGCCTTTGGTTATGTGGGACTCGTCCAAGGACTCGGATTTCATAATGAATGGTTTGATTACCAGTTTGGTAAGTATCCCAAAGCTACAAATTATATAAAACCATTTGGAATCATCCCTCTTGTTGGTTACTTCGCCCTCGTACTACCATTTTTTACCTTCCAATGGAAAATCCTGTTAAAACGAATCCATAAATCACTCTTCATCGGTTACAATGTATTGTTTTTAATGACGATATCGAATGCACCGGTATTACTCGGATACAATGTATATCCTGGTTCCTTCTTTATATTCATTCCTCTCATCTTAATTGCTTATGGAATTTTTCGGTCTGATTTTTTAGATGTAAATGAATTACTCTTTGATCGAAATGGATTGTTCTATATTTTATTTGGGGTAGTATCTTTTTCTCTCATCGTACTCAGTGGGACAGTCGCCTTAGGACTTAACCATGATGCTTATATGAATGGAAGTTGGTTTCCACATGCCCTTCCACCGACGGTTTCGTTTTTTGTTGCGATTTTTATGGCAATCATTGTGGCAGGGAGTAACCCACAAGCAAAGATCAATCAGTTATGTGCTTTTTCACTCATCATCACTGCATTTTATAACTTACAATCCATTCCTACCAAATTAGAACTTAATTATTTAATTTTGCTTCGTATATCGCAGGTTAGTTTTTTGATTTTTTCTCTAGCTCCAAGTATCCTTTCTCGATTTGTATTAAAGGCAATTGGCAGTGAAAGGCCCAAGTCGCTACTCGTTGTAGATTTATTATCGATACTTTGCTCTTTTTTATCCATCACTCCTTTTTTACACAATGGATACTTTTTATATGATTATGGAATCATACATAAAAGTTACGTAGTCCCATACTTATTAGGTGTCGCAGGATTTTTTTCCTTTATCATTGTCGGAAGAGAAATCCGCAATCGTTGGAAAAAATTACCAAGAGAATCCATTGTAGCATTAGGTTCTGTGTTACTTTCGGGAGCATTTCTATTAACGGCATTTTTCCCTTCACATGGATTTGCAATCCTTCCAATCTCTGATTATCTTTTTATCCCAACCACCTTACTTGGATTTGCTGTCTTAAAATTAGGAGCATTCTCATTACCAGGTAGAACCATTCGATTCAGCCAAAAACTTGCAAATTTAGGAATTTTTTCAATTCTATTTGCCAGTTTATTACAAATGCCAAAATTTTTAGAAAAGTTAGCATTTGGAGAAAGCCTTTTTCATATAACCTTAGTTACCCTACCACTTGTTTTATTTAACTACCTACTTGTATATGTATTTGCACGCCCCTTAGCAGAGGAATTGGATCGAAGTTATATCCTTTTAGAACAAGCAAAAAAAGAAGCAGAACTTGCGGGGGAAGAATCTGAAAAACTATTATTAAACATCCTTCCCAAATCAGTTGCAGAAGAAATCAAAATCAATGGGTTTTGTGAACCAAAATCGTTTGAAGAAGCAACCATCCTCTTCACTGACTTTCGTGGATTTACAGAAGTTGCCCAAAACATGGAATCAAACGAACTCATCACGGAACTGGATGCATGTTTTACACAATTTGATGAAATCATTTCAAGAAACCAATTGGAAAAACTAAAAACCATTGGTGACTCTTATATGTGTGCTGGTGGTTTACCAGATCCAAACTTTACACATCCAATTGACGCATGCCTTGCGGCACTAGAGATCCGATCCTTTATGGACCAAATGAAAGATATCAAAACCCAATTAAATCTTCCTTATTGGGAACTACGAATTGGAATTCACACAGGTTCTGTAATTGCAGGAGTTGTTGGTCGTTTTAAATTTGCTTATGACATTTGGGGGAGTAGTGTGAACACTGCTTCACGTATGGAGAGTTCCGGAATTGTAGGCGAGATCAATATATCTCAATCTACTTATGACAAAGTTCGATTTTTATTCCATTGTGATCACAGAGGTAAGATCGTCGATAAAAATGGCGAGAAACATGATATGTATCTATTAAAACACATCAAACCGAAATTTTCCAAAGATGGACTTGTTCCGAATGATTTGTTTTGGTCCATTTATCAAAAAATCAATCAAGGTAGTAAGATGATTTTAAAATCAAAATATGAAATGGAAAGGATTAATTAA
- a CDS encoding DUF1566 domain-containing protein: protein MIFMNTKSKQTLVHHIRLFYFWFFVIVSILYSTSCSPLYYYLFQTQEPKKESTATRDLITLLLLSPNSVTYPWGTFTDNRDGTISFQGRAGSFGGQSYSESTLTYAKCSSGQTWISSSNSCSPEVPTTLLYCPTNDNSCNDVITFLLNNVTSDAYSYCDSLVLTGKSNWRVATKNELKLTVECSENPVNFPADNAGGCGVNKSYYLNTSIFQLGGNICSFWSASAVTAGVSWFVDFCSGATSSSGKALARHVRCVTDP from the coding sequence ATGATTTTCATGAATACCAAATCAAAACAAACATTGGTACATCATATTCGGTTGTTTTATTTTTGGTTTTTTGTTATAGTTTCCATTTTATATTCTACAAGTTGTTCTCCATTGTACTATTATTTATTCCAAACGCAAGAGCCAAAAAAAGAATCTACGGCAACTCGTGACCTCATTACTTTACTCCTTTTGTCACCAAATTCAGTTACCTATCCTTGGGGTACTTTTACAGACAATCGAGATGGTACCATTTCTTTCCAAGGAAGGGCTGGTAGTTTTGGCGGACAATCTTATTCGGAATCGACACTAACCTATGCGAAATGTAGTTCAGGGCAAACATGGATCAGTAGTTCCAATTCTTGTTCGCCCGAGGTTCCTACAACTTTGTTATATTGCCCTACCAATGACAATTCATGTAATGATGTTATAACCTTCCTTCTCAACAATGTGACTAGTGATGCATATTCCTATTGCGACAGTCTGGTGTTAACTGGAAAATCCAATTGGCGCGTTGCCACAAAAAATGAGTTAAAATTAACCGTCGAATGTTCTGAAAATCCTGTAAACTTTCCTGCTGACAATGCGGGAGGATGTGGTGTAAATAAAAGCTATTACCTCAATACATCAATTTTTCAATTAGGTGGCAATATTTGTTCTTTTTGGTCTGCTTCTGCTGTTACTGCAGGTGTTTCTTGGTTTGTCGATTTTTGTTCTGGTGCAACTTCTTCTTCAGGAAAAGCTCTTGCTCGACACGTGCGATGTGTCACTGATCCTTAA
- a CDS encoding SDR family NAD(P)-dependent oxidoreductase produces MDYKNKVILITGASSGIGRATALALAKFQNKIILTARRENLLQEVSKEITKLGSDCITFVGDGRDESHAEFVIQEIVKKYGKIDIALLNIGIGPPSNTLTSSAKTILECMNINYSSLINFYVPLMRQMKKQKEVCMISHMNSLATYFGIPMQGDYTASKGAARLFLETARMELEHFGFKHIRIQTIHPGFVDTDAVKNDGIPAPNQISEDEAASLVLKGIKKEWKENRFPFGTALATRIGRIVPLWLRTKILLSETPKNF; encoded by the coding sequence ATGGACTACAAAAACAAAGTAATTTTAATCACGGGAGCTTCTTCTGGAATTGGAAGAGCGACTGCCTTAGCGCTAGCAAAATTCCAAAATAAAATCATACTTACCGCAAGAAGGGAAAATCTTCTCCAAGAAGTCTCGAAAGAGATCACGAAATTAGGAAGTGATTGTATCACTTTTGTCGGTGATGGAAGAGACGAGTCCCATGCAGAATTTGTAATACAAGAAATAGTAAAGAAGTATGGAAAGATAGATATCGCTCTATTGAATATCGGGATCGGGCCTCCTTCTAATACATTAACTTCAAGTGCGAAAACGATCTTAGAATGTATGAATATCAACTACAGTTCTTTGATTAATTTTTACGTTCCTCTTATGAGGCAGATGAAAAAACAAAAGGAAGTGTGTATGATCTCTCACATGAATTCTTTGGCGACCTATTTCGGAATTCCTATGCAAGGTGATTATACTGCGTCCAAGGGCGCAGCACGTCTTTTTTTAGAAACTGCACGAATGGAGTTAGAACATTTCGGATTCAAACATATAAGGATCCAAACGATACATCCTGGCTTTGTGGACACGGATGCTGTAAAAAACGACGGGATCCCTGCTCCGAATCAAATCAGTGAGGATGAGGCTGCAAGCCTAGTCTTAAAGGGCATTAAAAAAGAATGGAAAGAAAACCGTTTCCCATTCGGAACTGCTTTGGCCACTCGGATAGGGAGGATTGTGCCTCTTTGGCTGAGAACTAAAATTCTTTTGTCGGAGACTCCTAAAAATTTTTGA